Proteins from a genomic interval of Spea bombifrons isolate aSpeBom1 chromosome 4, aSpeBom1.2.pri, whole genome shotgun sequence:
- the CMAS gene encoding N-acylneuraminate cytidylyltransferase yields the protein MAAEGDSGAVKRSGHLAALVLARGGSKGIPHKNIKKLAGKPLIGWVLRAALDSRSFDSVWVSTDSDEIEKVAKDFGAQVHRRCADVSKDTTSSLETIQEFLKYHPEVDIVGNIQATSPCLHPDDLTKVVDMIRKDGFDSVFSVVRHHLFRWRDVSKTGGVTAAENFNPACRPRRQDWSGELYENGSFYFATKDLITRGYLQGGRMAYYEMKPEHSVDIDVDLDWPIAEQRVKRFGYFGKGNPRAVKLFVCNIDGCLTDGRIYVNQGHESISCHLQDLDGMKLLQEKKVEVRLISERDISATLLSALHLPYRVEANVSNKQEAVERWMLELELSSWDQVAFMGCQYSDVECLKLAGMCGVPSNACLAAKMTDSFVCEYRGGYGAVLEFAEHIISLLGEARS from the exons atggcggcggagGGTGACAGCGGGGCAGTTAAGCGGAGTGGGCATCTGGCGGCCCTGGTACTGGCCCGCGGGGGCAGCAAAGGAATCCCCCACAAAAACATCAAGAAGCTGGCGGGAAAGCCGCTCATTGGCTGGGTGCTGAGGGCTGCTCTGGACTCCAGGAGCTTCGACAG CGTCTGGGTCTCTACAGACAGCGATGAAATTGAAAAGGTGGCCAAGGATTTTGGCGCGCAGGTTCACCGGAGATGTGCCGACGTGTCCAAGGATACGACTTCCTCCCTGGAGACCATACAAGAGTTCCTGAAATATCACCCAG AGGTTGACATCGTTGGGAATATCCAAGCCACCTCTCCGTGTCTTCATCCCGACGACCTCACCAAAGTGGTTGACATGATCCGTAAGGACGGCTTTGACTCGGTGTTTTCCGTTGTGAGGCATCACCTGTTCAGATGGAGAGACGTCAGCAAGACAG GTGGCGTGACGGCAGCTGAGAACTTTAACCCTGCGTGTAGACCGCGCCGGCAGGACTGGAGCGGGGAACTCTACGAGAACGGTTCCTTTTACTTTGCGACAAAAGATCTGATCACACGGGGATACCTGCAG GGGGGGCGGATGGCGTATTACGAGATGAAGCCGGAGCACAGCGTGGATATAGATGTCGATCTTGACTGGCCGATTGCTGAACAAAGAGTAAAACG atTCGGGTATTTTGGGAAAGGTAACCCCAGAGCAGTGAAGCTGTTTGTTTGTAACATCGACGGCTGTTTGACCGACGGACGCATCTACGTGAATCAAGGTCACGAGTCGATCTCCTGTCACCTCCAAGACCTGGACGGAATGAAACTGTTACAGGAGAAGAAAGTGGAG GTGCGGCTGATCTCCGAGCGGGATATTAGCGCCACGCTGCTCTCCGCGCTGCATCTGCCGTATCGGGTCGAGGCCAACGTTTCCAACAAGCAGGAGGCCGTGGAGCGGTGGATGCTGGAGTTAGAGTTATCGTCCTGGGACCAGGTCGCCTTCATGG GCTGCCAATATTCAGACGTGGAGTGCTTGAAACTGGCCGGCATGTGTGGCGTTCCTTCCAACGCCTGCTTGGCAGCCAAGATGACCGACAGCTTTGTCTGCGAATACAGAGGTGGCTACGGAGCCGTTCTGGAGTTTGCCGAGCACATCATCTCCCTCCTGGGTGAAGCGAGGAGCTAA